CTACGCCGGCATCCTCAAGATCAGCGTCTGGAGCTTCACCATCGTCATCGCCTCCTTCCTCTTCCTGCTGGCCGGCTGCTGGGTGGACACGAAGCTGGGTACGCAGCCCATGTTCACCTTCGGGCTCTTCATGCTGGGCACCATGCTCTCCATCGGCCGCCTCTACTGGGACGCCTGGACTGAAATGAAAAAACAGTGACCACCGATACCACCAATCCATAACCATCACCCATCCCCCCTCTTGCCGGAGAGGGGGGATTTTTTTAATACGTTTACAAGTCGTATTTTTATGTTACAATAACACGAACCGTTTCCATGGTGGTACCGGGTTCGCGGAATCGATGCCCGTCCACGGATTGAGTGATAGTATGTCGTGCCGGCAATGACAGGGGAAATACGGCGGTTCACGGAGAACTCAGCAATATTCGCATGAGATGAATGCTCAATGGTAAAGAAACCTGACCTTGAATATCCCTGCAGATGGCGATATACCATCGTGGGTTCGGACCGCGAAGGAATGGAACGGGCCGTCGCCTGCATCATATCCGGAAAACCCCATATCCTGACCCTGTCAAGAAAGAGCGAAAAAGGAACATACTGTTCTCTGCGTCTTGAAACGACCGTCGACAGTGAAGCTCATCGTCTGAAGATTTATGAGGCGCTGCGTGATCACCCGCTGGTGCGTGTCGTCCTTTAAATATCAGTGGCGTGTCATATTTAATCGGGTAGGTGTTGTTATACTGATACTCTAAGGAATTGAACAAGAGGCGCGAATGCGTTCCCACCGGAGCTGCGATTGCTTTGCAGGAGTTTCTTGACCGTGGAAAAACCTGGTGATCACAGAAACATTCCCTTCACCGACGAAACCCCGGAAACGTACATGCCCCGCATGCAGTTCTTCATACGCCTGCTGATGGGGCTATTGGCAGGAATCTACTACTACTTCATCCCGATCCCACCCCTGATACTTTCTGTCGGGCAGATCCTGTTCATTGTCGCCGGTTACTATATTTTCCATTTATTCTGGTGGTGGCATTACCGTCACCGCGGTGTTGGAAAATTTATGATCAGCCTGGGTTCATGTGTGGACCTCGCAGGAGCGGTCCTTGCGTTCACGCTGGACCCCTTCATCATGCCGCCCATGGCATTGATGATCGTTGTCGCCGTACTGGGGAACGGGATCCAGCACGGTCTCACCATATTCGTGCAATCCATGCTGGGAGGGCTGGTCTTTGGAGGGGGTGCCTGCGTCATCCGCCTGTATGTTCTGCCGCACTGGCCGTCCTACGAGACACATTTTTACCTTCTGCTCATAGTCGTGAGCATCTTTTATTCCTATATGCTGGTGCGAAGAATTGAATCCATGAAGCAGCAGGCCGTCGAGATCAGCGAGATAGATGGACTGACGGGGCTTCTGAATCGGCGGGCCTTCGTCAAGGCAGCGGAATATCTGCTGTACCTGCATGAACGGACGAACATCTCTCTGGTTTTCGTGTTTGCCGATCTCGATCACTTCAAGGCGGTCAATGACGAATGGGGTCATACCATGGGAGACCAGGTTCTCCGGCGATTTTCGGATCTCGTTCGATCACGGTTGCGCAAGACCGATATCACGGCTCGATACGGCGGTGATGAGTTCGTTTTCATCATGACGAATACCACTGTTCAAAGTGCCGAGTGCGTGACCGCCCAGCTCCGTAATGAATTCACGAAATGGGCTCGGAACAGGGGCCTGCGGGTCGGGGTCAGTTTCGGGCTTGGCCCGGTTCCTGAGGGGAAAATTGAGCTTGATGAAATGTTACGCCGTGTTGATTCAGCCCTTTATGAGGAGAAAAAAAGACAGAACAGCGTCGGGACATAATCGTCGCTTTCTTTTCAGCGGGAACAGAAGAAAAACAATAGTGGGCGGATGTCGTTTTCCCTGTTCGATCTTTTACGAGCCTTCTCAATAAGATGTGAATTTAATGAGGATAAGTGCTTGACAAGAGTCTGGATTCTGCTAGACTTCTCGAAGTCTTGTGTCGGAACAGCCAATACACATGCATTTTTAAGCGACGTTCGGCTTCAGGTGGGGGGGCATGGAAAGGCTTAAAAATTATGTAGTGCTGCATTTTGAACAGTTTTTTGTTCTTATTGCACTTATCAGTATCGTCTATATTAATTATTTTATTCCCTACAAACTTGCTTTTTTGAGTTTTTACTTCCTTCCCGTCCTTATCGCCGGTTATTATCTTGATCATCGCCGCGCCATTTTAGGGGCCTTCCTGTGCATAGTCATGGCTGCCTTTTATGCCTATGTCGAACCGGAGTCCTTCATCATGAGTTCCGAGCCCTTTGACATCGGCCTCTATATTTTTATCTGGGGGGCCTTTCTGATTCTTACGGGTGCCCTGATTGGGGTTCTGCAGCAGAAATTGAAGCAGGAAATCTATCAGCGCATAATGCTGAAGGATGAACTGAGTGAAAGCCGGGAAACCCTGACCAACGTGACCCGGGAATTGATAGAACAAAGCGAACGCCTTGAAGAAGAGGTTGAAAAACGAACAGAGCACCTGCAGAAGGCAAAGATCGCCATCGAGGATCACAAGGAAAAGGTCGAAGAAGCCCTGTATTCCACCATGGACCCCACGGTGGCAAAGTTGATCATTGAAAAACGGTTGAGAACGGAAAAAAGAAATCTCAGCATCATGTTTGCCGATCTCCGGTCCTTCACGGAGTATTCCGAAGAGAAGGCGGCGGGGCTCGTTGTTACGGAACTGAATCGCTATTTCGGTATCATGGAACGGGTCCTGTTGAGTTACCGGGCCCACATAGACAAGTACATGGGAGACGGGATTATGGCGGAGTTCGGTGCTCCCATGGATTATGACCGGCACCCCATCCTGGCGGTCATGGCTGGACTGAAGATGCAGGAAGCTCATCGACAGCATGGATTTCCCTGGGAGATGCGTATCGGTATCGCGACGGGCGAGGCGATAATCGGCCTGATCGGTCAGAATCGTCAAGCCTATACAGCCCTGGGCGATGTTGTGAACATGGCGAACCGGATAGAAGAGGTCTGTCGTCCCGGTGTCGTTACGATTGATGAGTCAACCTACGGCCATGTGCGCCGCTTTTTCAATACGGAGATCAGAACCGTCCAGAGTATATCACGCATCAGCGATCCCCAGTTGGCCAGGGAAATCGAGGAATGCCTGTCCGTCCTGGAACAGGAGCCTAATAATGTAATGGTATTGAAAGAGGCGGGATTTCTTCTGATGAGCGTCGATGACCCCGTGCAGGCCAGGCACTACCTGAAGAGCGCCCTTGAACTGGATCCGTCGGATGATGCGCTGAAAGTTTCCTTTGCCGAATGCTCTCTCAAGATAGAAGAATTGCAATCGGTGACGCTCAGGGGGAAACGGCGGCGGCTGCACCTTTATGAAGTGAGCGGCATCAAGGACCCGCTTTTGGACAGGAACAAGATTCCCCAGGGGATCTGGGACGCCTATATTGATAAATTCAATCGCCTGGGTAACTTTCCCGAAGACATCATCCTGCCCGTCGAGGCCCTTGACGGTACGATAGGCCACTCCCGGGTCGTCGGATTTCTTTCCTACGCCATAGCGGATAGCATGAACCTACCTGACAAGGACAAGGTGGATATCGCCCTCGGCGGGTATCTCTGTGATATCGGAAAGACCATCGTTCCTCACCACATACTGAATCGAACGGGTTCGCTGAGCCGCGAGGAATTCGAGGAGGTCAAGAAACACTGCCGTGAAGGTGTTCGCGTTCTCAAGACCATGGGATTTGAGAACGAGACGACCTTTCAATCCATTCTCTATCACCACGAGTGCTATGACGGTTCGGGATATACGGAAGGAATGGCGGGTGAGGATATCCCCATCGGGGCCCGAATAGTATGTGTCGCCGATTCATATGACGCCCTGACATCATGGCGCCCCTACCGGAATGCCTGGGATTACACGTTCGCCCTGTCGCTGCTTGGAAAAGAATCCGGTAAAAAGAAATACGATCCCCAGGTCATGGAATCACTGGAAAAATTACTGACCGTGTGATCGGTCTTCTGCCCGGGTGACGGCACGGTCACCGGGAAGAAAGTTCGGTGCCGAGGTCGAAG
This genomic interval from Deltaproteobacteria bacterium contains the following:
- a CDS encoding DUF493 domain-containing protein — translated: MVKKPDLEYPCRWRYTIVGSDREGMERAVACIISGKPHILTLSRKSEKGTYCSLRLETTVDSEAHRLKIYEALRDHPLVRVVL
- a CDS encoding diguanylate cyclase, whose amino-acid sequence is MEKPGDHRNIPFTDETPETYMPRMQFFIRLLMGLLAGIYYYFIPIPPLILSVGQILFIVAGYYIFHLFWWWHYRHRGVGKFMISLGSCVDLAGAVLAFTLDPFIMPPMALMIVVAVLGNGIQHGLTIFVQSMLGGLVFGGGACVIRLYVLPHWPSYETHFYLLLIVVSIFYSYMLVRRIESMKQQAVEISEIDGLTGLLNRRAFVKAAEYLLYLHERTNISLVFVFADLDHFKAVNDEWGHTMGDQVLRRFSDLVRSRLRKTDITARYGGDEFVFIMTNTTVQSAECVTAQLRNEFTKWARNRGLRVGVSFGLGPVPEGKIELDEMLRRVDSALYEEKKRQNSVGT
- a CDS encoding AtpZ/AtpI family protein — protein: YAGILKISVWSFTIVIASFLFLLAGCWVDTKLGTQPMFTFGLFMLGTMLSIGRLYWDAWTEMKKQ
- a CDS encoding HD domain-containing protein, encoding MERLKNYVVLHFEQFFVLIALISIVYINYFIPYKLAFLSFYFLPVLIAGYYLDHRRAILGAFLCIVMAAFYAYVEPESFIMSSEPFDIGLYIFIWGAFLILTGALIGVLQQKLKQEIYQRIMLKDELSESRETLTNVTRELIEQSERLEEEVEKRTEHLQKAKIAIEDHKEKVEEALYSTMDPTVAKLIIEKRLRTEKRNLSIMFADLRSFTEYSEEKAAGLVVTELNRYFGIMERVLLSYRAHIDKYMGDGIMAEFGAPMDYDRHPILAVMAGLKMQEAHRQHGFPWEMRIGIATGEAIIGLIGQNRQAYTALGDVVNMANRIEEVCRPGVVTIDESTYGHVRRFFNTEIRTVQSISRISDPQLAREIEECLSVLEQEPNNVMVLKEAGFLLMSVDDPVQARHYLKSALELDPSDDALKVSFAECSLKIEELQSVTLRGKRRRLHLYEVSGIKDPLLDRNKIPQGIWDAYIDKFNRLGNFPEDIILPVEALDGTIGHSRVVGFLSYAIADSMNLPDKDKVDIALGGYLCDIGKTIVPHHILNRTGSLSREEFEEVKKHCREGVRVLKTMGFENETTFQSILYHHECYDGSGYTEGMAGEDIPIGARIVCVADSYDALTSWRPYRNAWDYTFALSLLGKESGKKKYDPQVMESLEKLLTV